The Aedes albopictus strain Foshan chromosome 1, AalbF5, whole genome shotgun sequence genomic interval atctccttaaattttagcaaaatttcaaaaaaaatatgaagaattgtatttttttctataagaaaaaaacaatttaaaaattctttttcaacgtttatttgacatatcatatgtggttgagttacagcaaaaaattcagctcgatcggagcattgattacggagaatgatatgtgtgaagtgagcgactttgcttaaaaatagaacaaaaatcgatttcaaatcatcaaccttgtatggaaagtcgaaaaaaatttccgctctactgtaattttttccttcgcgttttcgaactcagggcatgattctacaccaaaaatgatcatcagcttaacgagttcaaaaatgctgtaaactagtgtaataaaacATAGTAATATCGTAAATCATTTTAAATGGTGGCTCccatggaggaatcttagaattcacgaaggaacgcCCATAGAACATTTGGgtagcattccttcagaaatctaagCATCTAGGACtattgcaaaatttgaaaataatattagaaattttcgaaaaatattaaaattctcgACGAACGTTTCAAAAAACGTGCACGATAAATTTTATGTATTTCATGGATGGATCCTAAAGAGGATGTTTATACCGCAACGAGGCAGATGTGCTTCGTGGTTTATAAAGGCACGACAGCAGATCCACACGTCGTTATCACCAATTTGGATACCAATAGACTGTGCCTCACTCTTGTGTTTCATTTTGTACAGAAaatctaaacttgttcttatgtactcaaaatttttcagatatttcgacaaaaacaaaaactgaaatcATCAATATAACTTTGAAATATGTATCACATCTTAGAattacacatcaaaatcacaGTGAGTTATGACACTAAAAAGGTTCTATTTGtggtattattttgatattctcgtCCAGCTGAGGGATTGTTATTGCCTTGCTTTTCCTGGAATTGGCCTCAGTATCAGTTTCATACTTAGCAAGAACTTGTAACTCAATTGAACAATTTGTCAGAATGTACCTAACTTAGTCGAAGAGTCTAAATTTTTCCCATTTTTGAAGTGACAAGTTCGATTCCACCAGAATAATCCCCTAGCTAAGCGCAAATATTTACTGAAAAACTGACATTACCGATTGTCCCCCTTTTTGATTTAATCCTACTTTAAGCTGGTCATTACTCATTATTGACTGCAATGTAACCGTAATACCTATTTAGAAATTATTCCACCTACATTATTGCCAAACACTTAACATAAAAAGACCATTAGGAGCAAACCTTTCCAAAGATTTTTACTCGGTTAGAGAACCCAATCGAAACATAACTTGCGAGAGAGTGAACATTTGAAGTTTTAAAAGGTAAAAAAAACATTCCATAATGTGCAATTACGTTGAGTTGATTTTTTATTCTGACTCTTGCAGTTTTTCTCCACGACGGACAGTTCAGAAAGGTTCATATCCCCTTCCCCTTTCAATATTAGGGTGGcttaaatttctacaaaaaaatgcttttttttatttcaaaaacaaCTCAACTAATGAGAACTCTTACGCAGCATAATCAAATGTTGATGTACTGTAAAATTTAAACTTTCACAGGTTTCATCTTGTATTGTTTTCCGGGATCCTCCCATGGATGCTACTAGGTGTTCTTTAAAAATGTCTTCCGTatttttataaggatttttttcatatCGATTGCTCTCGagatttttgagggatttctttgggTGTTTTTCCCGACGTTCCTTCAACGATTTCCCTAGGGAGGCCTTTCGGGATTTTTTACGGGATTCTTCCCTTGGTTGTTCCCAGATGTCCTCTTCAGATTTCTCCTgcgattgcttcaaagattcgtctagatttattttcaggaattcctttgggaatttctccactattgattccttccggaattccttcagactgcATCAGTGACTCCTCCAGGattgcttttgggatttctcccgggactcTTTCCGAtagttttccaagtattcctcccgaGAAGagttcaggaactcttcttggatATATACAGGGActccttcacagatttctcccgagactttttcaaaaatttctcatatgATTCCTTTgcagatttcttccgggatttctttagaaatttctccgtcAAGGATTCATCTTTGGACTCAGCCAGGGGTTCCTTTATAGGCTTCTTCACAAATTTTACCAAGGATTTCTTATCATTAGCatttagcaagtcgcacaaattcgtaggtagtACAGTCTCAGACCGCTGTTTTGAGAACTGCTACCTTCCCGTCCGTTAgaaaagcacaaagatttggagcAAATCATTAATTCTTATACAAAACTGACGCAATTCTCCAACGATCGAAAACTGTTCTGGTTACGTTTTTGCACAACTGAGGGATGGGATCGGATGATTAGTTTTACGCCTAAAAAAGGTATGTAGAAACCTCTAtgttctctcaggcctaggtgtcccgacaatttgggtgttgttagtggaatggTTAaggccaaaggatacgtttggtcaacgttgaGGCACCACAACGATGTGTACAGGAACagactcaccaaattatacgaattCCAGAACTCCCAAGACGAAATGGTTGACTTTCATTTAAGTGTCCCGGACATTCAGCAGCAATATCATCACAAACTACACGAGAATCAAGTGAAAATGAAGACGAACTCCAGCACCCCGATGGGAATACAACAAACTTTCATAACAATCGCGAATTATACGGAGATCAAGTTACAAGCACTTTCTGCTCAGAATTGTCAGGAGTTCATGGCTATGAATGCTTTTGACAATTCATCTGACAGACAATCAGTTTGATGAAAAGAAATATTTCACACCTTGCCATGAAACATTTCAGCGTAGCTATATTAATCCATGTTAATCGGACATCTTTCCTTGACATTAGCAAGATCTTCGGTATTGTCTATATCCCAATGTCATTTACGTTATGTGTTTGTTTTCAAAacttattagacattccgcggaattccgtttaatatCGTCAACATCTATTTTTAGAAGgcggaatttttagaatttgactaAACGAAACGAATTTTAATACCATAAATTTTGTCTAGTTGAATTCCGTAGAATTACGTGggatttcgtttcgaggtgtgtTTGGCGAAATCATTTGGTATAACACATGCACATACccttagctaattctacactctatgAGAATACGCAAAAAGATATGAGCGTTCCagagggttttagaggcattccaggggtttcaggggataccagagcgttgcaggttttttttttagtttttattaacgtgtattttaacttaaatgctaattctacactcaggcgTTGCAGGTGGTTTCAGgtagtttcaggaagtttcagtgaAGTTCCAGAGGTTTGAAAGAGGGGCGATTCGGGAGATTTCAGCGGCGATGCAAGACATTTTAAGGGATTTCGCGAGCGTTCTAGGGGATTTCAGTAACGTTTCAGAGGCTTTAGGGGTGTTCCAAGTGGTTTTGAGAGCATTTTCAAGGATTTCAGGGGGGTTCCAAAAGATATCAACGGCGTTCCATGGTCTTCATGGGTATTCCAGAGGATCAAGggacgtttcaatgggtttcaaatgggttccagggagtttcttGGGTTTCCGGGAAATTTCAGGGCATTCAAGAGGCTTCAGGgatgttccatggggtttcagtggCTTTCCAGGAGATTTCAGTGGCACTTTAAGGGTTAAGGCGTGTTACAGGAAATTTCAAGGGTGTCCCTGGGGGTTTCAGTAGCGTTCCAGAATGTTTCAAGGAGTTAGtggcgtttcaggggcgtttaaggggttTAATGggtgttccaggagatttcaaagCATTACGTCGGGTGTTCCTAGGATTTCAGGGAATTTAAAAAGGGACGAGGATATACCAAAGCGTTTTGAGCGCTTTTAAAAAAAGTTCCAGGGACGTCTAACGAAATTCCGGGAGCTTccggaggcgtttcaggggagaGGTGTTTTAGGGGTCTCAGTAGGTTGCAGGAACGTTCCAaagaatttcagggggttccagaggcgtCCTATCTCTTAAACGCATTTCCGTTGggaactacccaactaacaatcgccagccgcaaacaagcatgcatgctgaattgttgctttataatagtaattatagctgaactaaaattatgctgtacacattactgtacaaatgctatttcaaatgaaaaagtagccaatgttcaacttttcgtattggtattgacaatgataatttaaaacacttttcaagcgtctaataagatttttattcgactcgcagtaattcctttacaacatagtttaacaagactttttcctgcttcttgttaagttcatgtacaaATTAAGACACGTATCTGTATAATGGGTTTTGCACAAGTcacataagcgctttcgtttcatcatacttcgactcagaaaaaacacgtgtttttttactgaacaacagctgaagtaatctgttgttcagtcgttaaccgtaatgttgtactaattcaccactgctgaataggagtcgaagtctgatcgttATTAAACCacaggaagtttatgttttgatttgagcgctgcaattcatcatatcTAGGATGGCGTAGATAGAAAGGCATGcgactggcaatcgacgggtctcgagttcgaatctggatttaggtaaatttatatgtagttattatttcacaatatttgttcacagcattaagttccaatcataaactctcgtgaaaattgaaaaattttgcattttatttatttttaatcatttttgctatgctgaataacagctttactatatagtggTAAAataatttaacaacaaacagttcagttggtacacaacactatgctttatagtttctccaaatttgtgtgaacaaaacccgaacaaaggttgtgcctgaaaattatccaaatgttattcagcatcatgctgaatcaattcgtcgtaaaagtgcttgtaaaatgagtgattgttagttgggtatccaTAAATTTCCTGAAAAGCCTTGATCCTCTGAAATATACCTTAAACTCCCATTGGAGAATTACCCTAATTCCAATTTTACAACTTTACGCACCCTAGTCTTCATTTGAAACTGGGTCTCTGTTTGTTTGGGACATAATTAATAATTCGATCACGATTGGGAAGGTGCACACCCGAAGAATTTTTATTGAGAAAAGCCAACCCAACAATGTCAACCGAAAGCAGTTGGTGTAATTCATACTTCAAGAATGAACTTTTCAGCAAAGCAACATTATGCTGTAGGTGTCCGAGTTGGAATACCTGAAACGGCCCAGAAGATTTCCTGGTCACAGCGTATCCTTGCGGATGCCGTAATGATATTTAAAACAAATTTGGCATATATTGCCCTCAGTAGCTTAAAAATAGACTCTGTCCCAGTTGGGAAATAAGAAGAAATTCCAAATCTACGAAGAGGTTGTGTTGCTGTTCCACTTCCTGAATTTATTCTAATCGACAGAATGAACCCCCTACCCCCCATTACTGCGGAAAGGAGTTTATTTACTGACTGAATATTGATTAACTTTTTCTAGCCGCggtaggaattattcctggagatGATTCTCGCACGAGGGTTTAAGTCACGGTAAACTCAGAGATAATATAACCTGATTGAGCTCGCTCAGCGTAAACGGGAAACTGGTGGAATGCGGTGATGTCGCCAGGCATTGGATAAATTATTATAATATGCTTAGTCTTGTGGAATGTATAATCGTCTGCCTTGAGATTTTACGAGATTATTTTGATACAACTACTGTCCAAATAACATTTGTAAGTCAAATTAATTCAATGAAGGTTGTAGAATTATCACAAACTATAATTAAGTcatttaggttttatgatggctCTTTCGTCCACCCCAAATCAGTCAATTTAAGGGTGATCATCCTTGGGAAGCCCTTGGAGCGCTTTTTCTGGAGGACTTCGTGAAATGAGAATATAACTTATTGCAAGAGACAGTTTTTCAAGACTATTAAGCTTTGAAGAGGTTCTAAAAGCCGTGATAAAACCCCTACTTTTTTGTTCTAGTTTTTAATGGTTCTAATGACCTCTAGGAGCCCATTTGTTCCAACAAATTGTTTGGGCTGGAAGTGCTCCCTAAAATCTAAGCCAGCAAGCAGTCTTTGGTCCAAATAGTACGACATGCCAAAACAAAGAAGAATCCCAATACCTTATCCACCCCATTCCACCGCAAATCGTGGAAACAAAGCGATTCTAACTTTtcatcccatggaatgaatttgtTAGAGCCACAGCAGTCATCGCGCGCGCAACAGATTAAGTTGGTCTGTTCGCTGAGGGCTCACCACTTGAGCGTTTCCGCAGACCGCCGGCCGTCCGCAGAAAAGTGTCGAATCATTTTTTGATCGATGTCTCGCTTGGGGGAAGAAGACGACGTCGGTCGTGTCGGCCGTAAGTAGTCCGCGATGGTGGTGGTGCATGAAATTAGATTTTCACGTCCGACTATTGTGGCTAGCGAGTTCAGTCAGCAGAGAGCTTGAGCTAAATCATAAATTCTTGGCCAGCCATTGCTGCTCGGTTGGAAGATTTAATGGTGGTTATTCAAATTAATTGCTTGAAATAGAGCTTGCCTTGGGACGAATTGAGTTTCAGCATTGATTCAGATATCTGAAAAGCATTTATTAGGAGACTGTCGGTTTAATGAGGATTAGGTCTCATCAATTAGCTTGATTATAGTTATTAGGCGATACGTGAATGAACGAAGTGTAGATGAGTATGTATtgaggttttttttcaggaaaaataattCGAGGCAAAATAATTGTAGTTTGTGCATTCGTTAAATTAGACTACCATTGCACCAGTAACAAAGTAAGTATTTGCCTTCATTTATCCCTAATTCGTGAACTATATAATATGAGAGCTTTACCAATAAAATAATCCATTTAATCACTTCCACGTTGCACCCATAAATCACCACCTATGGCAAACTTCAAACCAGCTTAAGATTGTCAGCTTTTACGTCGCTAATAGGATTTGCAATTGCCGGTCACCCTCTTTTCTCTCTCCCGTTCATTTTGCTTGCACCCCGCTGCTAATAATCAGCTTTCTGCTTTGAAGAAGCAACTAGTAAATTCAATTGAAACTTATTTCCTCTCGCCGTTCGCTCCGGACGAATGCCATTGCCGGAAGGATGCTGTTATCCTTCTTGGAAGCGCGATGGAGGCGCGTCCTTGAAACAGAGGAATTTATTACACTATGGTTTCATCACTCTGAAGCGGGATTTTGGAATGATTTTCCGCACTGCATAATTGCCAAACTTGGCACCCTAATTAGGttaggttttcatacaaaatatgttataaatttttttcgacaaaccaTGTGTAATGGTTTTTTTGCTTCTTATTTTCGAAGAAGTCTTATACTTTTGAAGTCGTACGCAATTTGGTTGATACATAGGGTTAAAAATACCATGGGCACTGGGCAGTAACATTTAGATGACCAATAAGTCTCCCAGAAGGTTTGAGAACCGTCTTAAAACttaatatcttttattttggtttcatgATGGGTCTAGGAACCTATTCAAATCTATTTGACTTAAAAGAAATATTATGTTTACCTAATATTTTGTACCGAagaaattttgttcatttcctGTGATGGTTTACCTGCAAATAAAGAAAAACAAATGTTAAAAACATGCATTTTCCATTAATTTAGCCAGAATTTCCGCATATTCGTATAAAACTTAAATGTTTGATCATTTTTGCCAAACTTGATTAAAAAATCACAAACTTACTAAATTCCCTTGTAAATTcccaaatagttaaaaaaaaatgctgattttaaAATCATGCTCCAAAATGAATTGGAACTTCTTTTTAGTTATATTTTTCAGTTTTGGAGataaaccagcctcgggctgaaaatgtCCCTaacaaagctaataataatattgTTGAAAGAAAAGCTGCGATCGTCGCCTGAATTAACCGAATTCATGAAAACTTTATTCCGCGAGAGAGTTATAAATTCCTATATTAATACATTAGATTAGTTTTCTGGGCAATCGATATCAAATGTATCATCAACTTACATTTAGTAATTCGCTAACCATCAACATACAGATCCGAGTCAATTTCGAGCATTCCTGCCGTCCATGCGAACTGCTGTTACATAATTATTTTATAGTGAACGATTCAGAATGAGTTAAGTTTGCGTTCCTTACCTTTGTTCACGAAAAATACGGACAGGTCCAAAAGACAGACTGCTAAATATTCTCACTTATTCCTATAGGTATTTGAGGTAGTTCAGGGCTAAACAAAAGTTCGCGATTAGCATTAAACTACGTAATGTGTGTGCATAATCTTACCTAATGAATTATTGAGTTTAACAAACTAAATAGCGCTGATTTCAACGGGCacttatatgtaaaaaaagtaaTTTCATAAACAGGCTAAACTACTAAACAATATTTTCTGCTATACGATTCAGTTCAGCTAATTTCTGTTTCGTTGCCTCtgtctgcatatttttgccaatcatCATACATGACAAGTTGAGCAGCAGAAACGACGGATGGTGTCAGTTGAGTGGTAGCATCTAGGTAGCACTCGTGGTAGTAGCCCTACGAGGGGCTCGCTGATCGACGGGCGCGCTTACAGTCCCCCCGGAATGCGCAGAAGTTTCCCCTGGGGCGCATTGGTCCTTAACGCCTACGTCGAGCACTGCTAACTTCACAGTGGGGCGCTCGTAGATGCCTTGACTAGTCTGCACTGTAGCGCTTCTTACTTGGCCGTCCGAACTTGGTCTGGTCGCGATGACCCGTCCTAGTGGCCAACTGTTACGAGGAGCCTTCGGGTCTACAATGACTACGACATCGTTGACTTGAATTGGTTCTTCCTTGGTGAACCACTTAGCGCGGCGTGTGATCACGGGCAAGTAGTCTCTCAACCACATCCTCCAGAACTCGTTGGCCATAATCTGCGACTGTTTGAAGCTGTTGCGAAGCAGTGACGGGCTATCACTGTATGGCACCCATGGTTTCAGTCCGTTTGACGTTCCCAAAAGAAAGTGGTTGGGTGTCAGCACTGGCGATTCATCGTCTTCTATTGGGATCTCGGTCAGTGGTCTTGAATTGACTACGCTCTCGATTTCAATTAGGGTGCTGTTCAGCACCTCGTCTGTAGGCAGTCTTCTCCACTGCAGTTTGCGTAGGTTGGACTTCACGCTCCGTATGAGGCGTTCCCACGCCCCGCCCATGTGCGGAGAGGCTGGTGGTATGAAGCTCCACTCGGTGTTGGGCGTGGTGAACTCTTCCATGAGCCGTTCCTGGTCGATGTTCTGCATGATATCTTTCAGTTCTTTGCTTGCACCTTGAAAATTGGTGCCGCGATCGCTGAAGATAATAGCGGGAGTTCCTCGTCTGGCCATGATGTTACGTAGCGCCAAGATGCAAGAATCGGTTGTCAGTGTGTGGGCTAGTTCCAGATGGATTGCGCGTATTGTAAGGCAAGTTGCCAGGACTCCCCAGCGCTTTTCGGTACGACGTCCAACAGTGACGAGCATGGGACCGAAGTAGTCCACCCCCATGAAAGTGAAAGGTCGTGCGAAAGCGGCTAGACGTTGCTGAGGCAAGTCACTCATGAAAGGAGGGTGCGGAGTTGCGTGGTAGTTTTTGCATTCTTGGCATTCCTTTCGAACGGTTTTGTATGCTGCCTTCAGTCTTGAAATCCGGTAGCGCTGACGTACTTCATTGATAGTAGTTTGGTGGTTCTGATGGTTGAACCGCTTGTGGAAGTCGAGGAGGATCAGCTTGGTGATTGAGTGGTCGCGAGGAAGAAAAATTGGTTGAACTGCATCTCGGGGGATGACCGAACAGGCTTGCGTTCTTCCTTGGACCCTAATAACCTTAACTTCATCCAGAAAGACGCACTGACGAAAGAGAGGGCTACTTCTTGGCAAATGCTTGTCCGGATTTTCCGAGTTCCTGTTCTTCGAAAGGATTGTAATTCATCGGCAAAGGCAGCTAGCTGTGCCACGCGGTACAGGTAGTTTTCTGCATCTCTCAGCTCTTGGCTATTCAGCGGTCCGCTGTTGCGATCTGCCTTTTGAACGGTAAGCCTCAAGTTTCGAACGTAGCGGAGTACATAGGCAGTGCAACGAAGCATTTTTTGCCAATCAGAGAATCGACTAATGTCGACTGCGCATTCGTCTACTTTTGTATGGTGAAGCAGATGTGGACGTAGCTCTTCAGTTGTGCTTCCAATGTGATGTTTTGAGGAGGGCCAATGCTCAGCTGATTTCCATAAGAACTCCGGACCTCGGAACCAGCGGCTCGATGAAGACAAATCCGAATTATGACGCCACTTTGTTCCCTCATCTGCCACGTTTTGCTTGGTTGGAATCCAATTCCACTCGCGTATATCCGAAACTTCTAGAACCTCGCTAACTCGAAAGGCAACGAACTGACTGTAACGACGGTGATCAGAATTTAGCCAACAAAGCACGTCCTTAGAATCCGTCCAGAAGAATCTATGTTTTACAGCGAACGATAGCGTGCTGCAGACGGTTTGCGCCAAGCGAACTCCAATAACGGCAGCCTGAAGTTCAGATCGAGGGATGGACAAAAACTTCAGTGGTGAAACTCTTGTCTTAGACCCCAATAGCGCACACTCGACGATTGGTCCCTCTTGAAATCTCAAGTACGCTACCGCTGCGAAGCCGGCTTCGCTTGCGTCTACAAACGTGTGCAGCTGAACTTCGTTGTCTTCGGATATAGATGTTAGGGAACGGTAGCAACGAGGAATTTGAAGTTCTGCTATTTTAGGCAAAGCTGCGCACCAGGTTGACCACTTTTCGAAATGTTGATCGTTGATCACGTCGTCCCAGCCGATTGAAGATCGCCATATTTCCTGAAGTAGCGTCTTCAGCACCATTAGGAAATGGCCAATAAAGCCTAGCGGGTCGAAAACCATCATCAAAATTCGCAGGACTTCCCGTTTTGTAGGACGGCGGCCCCCTGACAGCAAGACTTCGTCtatgcggtttgaaattttgaacgtgaAGTGGTCTGTAGACGTGTTCCACCACATGCCGAGAATTTTCTCAACACAGCCATCCTCACCGAAACTTTTCTCAGCCGTAGAAGGTTCGCCTAATTGCGCCAATACTGTAGAAGAGTTGGATGCCCAATTGCGGATTTCGAAGCCGGCCGAAGCATGGATTTCCCTCACGTCTCGTGTCAGCTGAACTGCTTCTTCCTCCTGCTCTACGCTTAGAAGCATATCGTCGACGTAGTGTCGCTTCACAATAGCCTCAACGGCGGCCGGATATTCTTGCTGAAACTTGCTTGCGTGCACATTCTTGACATACTGCGCCGTACTTGGTGAGCAACAGGCTCCGAAGGTCATCACTTGAACGATGTACGTACTAGGCTCGACGTCAGTTATATGTTCCTTCCAGAAGAAGCGCTGGCAGTGCTGGTCATCATTCCGCATCTGGATCTGGTGGTACATTTCACGGATGTCACCACAAACGGCGATTTTGTACTCTCTGAACTGCATTAGTACTGACAGCAGCGAAGTCAACAGGTCTGGGCCCTTCAGCAAGACGGTGTTCAGAGATACTCCATGGACAGTTGCAGCTGCGTCCCAAACGAGCCTAGTCTTGCCGGGTTTGTTTGGGTTCACTACCGGAAATATTGGTAGATACCACACGCGGGGATATCCTGCTTGAACCTCTTCGTCGGACAGCTTTCGGATATATCCCTTCGATACATGTTCTTCGATTTTCGCTCTGACTACGTTCGCTAACTGCGGGTCGTTCTTCATCCTCCGATCCAGACATTCCCATCTCTTCAGTGCCATTGGTTTGCTGTCTGGAAGTCGAACGGTATCGTACTTCCAGAGTAGTCCTGATTCGTACCGCCCATCTCGTTGTTTGGTGTGCGATTCCAAGAGCATCTGTGCCCGTTGGTCGTTTCGCGATTGCAACAGCTTATCTGGTTTCACAATGCCGATACTATCGagcaaaaaatagttttttacggTTTGGTGCAGGTCTTCGTCCGAGTATTGGTTGCACTCGCATACCTGAAGAGAGTGATAGTTAACGGAACTCGCGGTTGTACACTCAGGGGCACAGCTTCCGTAGATAGTACAGCCAAGTCGTGTTTTGGCGGCTATAGGCTCTTGCGGTCGGCCTTCTCGACTCTTTAGCGGGTGGCCAAGATTGAGATTATCCAGGCCTATGAGAACTCGTGGGCAGGCATTCTCATATGACTCAATCGGTAGTCCTGCGAGGTGCCGGAACGTTTCTTGGAGATCACCGTACAATAGCGTCTGAGGTCGAATCTGAAGGCTTTTGACGGTTTGTACTGAAGACAGCTGATACTTCCTCGATTGATCATTACTGCTAGATATCTGCAAACTGACtctctgagaagaattctccaaGCGTTGCGAACCTCCTGTCCACTTTAGGCACAGCGATGTCTTTGGCCCTTCTATGCCGAGCTCGTTGGCCAGACTCTGTTCCATTATGGAGAGTTCGGACCCATCGTCGATGAACGCGTACGTTCGTACGGTTTTCGAAGGCCCGTAGAGGAGGACTGGAAGAATTCGGAAAAGTAGTTTTGATTGGCTTTGGTGAATATTACAGCTCTGTTGTGTTGTCTCTGCAGGCACGATTGCGTTAGTCGCTGTTCCGTTGGATTGCTGTCTATCGACGGTATGGAGAAGCGGGTGGTGTAGATAAGTGCAGCCGTTTGTTCCGCACGCCTTTTGTTGTCGGCACGAACCGTTGTGCCTTCGCAGGCACTTTCGACACAGTTTACATTCGCGAACAGCGGCCCATTTTGAGTCGCAGCTGAATTCGGCAAACTGTTTACACTTTGCGACATTCGGGCAACCGCCTTTAC includes:
- the LOC134291907 gene encoding uncharacterized protein LOC134291907, with product MGVDYFGPMLVTVGRRTEKRWGVLATCLTIRAIHLELAHTLTTDSCILALRNIMARRGTPAIIFSDRGTNFQGASKELKDIMQNIDQERLMEEFTTPNTEWSFIPPASPHMGGAWERLIRSVKSNLRKLQWRRLPTDEVLNSTLIEIESVVNSRPLTEIPIEDDESPVLTPNHFLLGTSNGLKPWVPYSDSPSLLRNSFKQSQIMANEFWRMWLRDYLPVITRRAKWFTKEEPIQVNDVVVIVDPKAPRNSWPLGRVIATRPSSDGQSYAAILKKAQEDPELKELGENVVRTKRTLQGDMLFELKKDPAIKSSAYQEQFAKSLGDLIRDGGNVEALCNDRMPIPGGDHNSGGAWS
- the LOC134285671 gene encoding uncharacterized protein LOC134285671, with translation MSSKHSKAGSRSSGNGLPINSGAIGTTISQSAAAPSTDNAVGSGPQVNVDKQISGRHETGTIPKGFSNKPGSTTSFPRRNPPRDARPNRQSSCQLCDGLDNMNMIQCDACRGWFHCECAKVTDETEDQSWSCAKCAALLRRSLAPSGDGRNSEVQMQQIPNPSQRSRSSGKSMQSEARRRLKLQLMKIEEEKRLEKEFLERKYEVLLEFGSESSTVVSDSEAILDNASKIEQWMADTDCFGADVDSGVADEVDGPVAINSRRPAEHSARNLRQNVEHSVHQLGQQPSLTGRGFQFANSPIVSNHPAQPAQLSHTRAETVMQPNRFIPGQRSTPMGGEHQRPTVQPVQLVDDKTICILNRSQLAARQAVPKDLPEFGGNPEDWPLFFSVFNSSTQMCGFSNEENMLRLRKCLTGRALEAVRCRLLHPSNVAGVMSTLKMLYGRPEAIVQAIVKKVRALPSPNIDRLETVVNFALTVENLVATIQACGVNDFVYNASLRYELVEKLPSSLKLDWAKYSRNTPIPNLLDFSTWLYSTAEDASAVMASVSSDSKPRSNKKDGFLNVHAEGDSDSNHVASSKAKQYTSDEMDKECPICKGGCPNVAKCKQFAEFSCDSKWAAVRECKLCRKCLRRHNGSCRQQKACGTNGCTYLHHPLLHTVDRQQSNGTATNAIVPAETTQQSCNIHQSQSKLLFRILPVLLYGPSKTVRTYAFIDDGSELSIMEQSLANELGIEGPKTSLCLKWTGGSQRLENSSQRVSLQISSSNDQSRKYQLSSVQTVKSLQIRPQTLLYGDLQETFRHLAGLPIESYENACPRVLIGLDNLNLGHPLKSREGRPQEPIAAKTRLGCTIYGSCAPECTTASSVNYHSLQVCECNQYSDEDLHQTVKNYFLLDSIGIVKPDKLLQSRNDQRAQMLLESHTKQRDGRYESGLLWKYDTVRLPDSKPMALKRWECLDRRMKNDPQLANVVRAKIEEHVSKGYIRKLSDEEVQAGYPRVWYLPIFPVVNPNKPGKTRLVWDAAATVHGVSLNTVLLKGPDLLTSLLSVLMQFREYKIAVCGDIREMYHQIQMRNDDQHCQRFFWKEHITDVEPSTYIVQVMTFGACCSPSTAQYVKNVHASKFQQEYPAAVEAIVKRHYVDDMLLSVEQEEEAVQLTRDVREIHASAGFEIRNWASNSSTVLAQLGEPSTAEKSFGEDGCVEKILGMWWNTSTDHFTFKISNRIDEVLLSGGRRPTKREVLRILMMVFDPLGFIGHFLMVLKTLLQEIWRSSIGWDDVINDQHFEKWSTWCAALPKIAELQIPRCYRSLTSISEDNEVQLHTFVDASEAGFAAVAYLRFQEGPIVECALLGSKTRVSPLKFLSIPRSELQAAVIGVRLAQTVCSTLSFAVKHRFFWTDSKDVLCWLNSDHRRYSQFVAFRVSEVLEVSDIREWNWIPTKQNVADEGTKWRHNSDLSSSSRWFRGPEFLWKSAEHWPSSKHHIGSTTEELRPHLLHHTKVDECAVDISRFSDWQKMLRCTAYVLRYVRNLRLTVQKADRNSGPLNSQELRDAENYLYRVAQLAAFADELQSFRRTGTRKIRTSICQEVALSFVSASFWMKLRLLGSKEERKPVRSSPEMQFNQFFFLATTQSPS